Proteins encoded in a region of the Clostridium butyricum genome:
- the eno gene encoding phosphopyruvate hydratase produces MKDYLEIVDVVARQIIDSRCFPTVEVEIYLEDGTMGRAAVPSGASTGMYEAVELRDGDKGVYQGKGVLKAVENVNDTIAEELIGCNVFDQTYIDKMLIELDGTNNKGKLGANAILGVSLAVANAAANALGIPLYRYIGGVNAKVLPVPMMNILNGGSHADNSVDLQEFMIMPAGAGTFSDALRMCAEVYHTLKKILNDKGYATGIGDEGGFAPNLKSNAEALDVIIEAIGKAGYKAGEEIFIAIDAASSEYYKDGKYVLEHEGRTLSSAEMVDFFEEWVNKYPIISIEDGMAEEDWDGWKLMTERLGKKVQLVGDDLFVTNTERLEKGIQLGVANSILIKLNQIGTLTETLNAIEMANRAGYTAVVSHRSGETEDTTIADLVVATNAGQIKTGAPARSERVAKYNQLIRIEEELDDVAEYRGKKAFFNIK; encoded by the coding sequence ATGAAAGATTATTTAGAAATTGTAGATGTGGTAGCAAGACAAATTATAGACTCAAGGTGTTTTCCAACTGTAGAAGTTGAAATATATCTTGAAGATGGTACTATGGGAAGGGCTGCAGTTCCATCAGGAGCATCAACTGGGATGTATGAAGCAGTTGAATTAAGAGATGGAGATAAAGGTGTATACCAAGGAAAAGGTGTTTTAAAAGCTGTAGAAAATGTAAATGATACTATTGCAGAAGAATTAATAGGATGTAATGTATTTGATCAAACATATATTGATAAAATGCTTATTGAATTAGATGGAACAAACAATAAAGGTAAATTAGGTGCAAATGCAATTTTAGGTGTATCTTTAGCTGTTGCAAATGCAGCTGCAAATGCATTAGGTATTCCTTTATATAGATATATTGGAGGAGTAAACGCAAAGGTTTTACCGGTGCCTATGATGAATATATTAAATGGTGGATCTCATGCTGATAATTCAGTTGATTTACAAGAATTTATGATTATGCCTGCAGGAGCGGGTACTTTTAGTGATGCTTTAAGAATGTGTGCTGAAGTTTATCATACATTAAAGAAAATTTTAAATGATAAGGGTTATGCTACAGGTATAGGTGATGAAGGTGGATTTGCACCAAATTTAAAGAGCAATGCTGAAGCTTTAGATGTAATTATCGAAGCAATAGGAAAAGCAGGTTACAAAGCTGGTGAAGAAATTTTCATAGCAATTGATGCTGCTTCATCAGAATATTATAAAGATGGAAAATATGTTTTAGAACATGAAGGAAGAACTTTATCAAGTGCAGAGATGGTTGATTTCTTTGAAGAATGGGTTAATAAATATCCAATAATCTCAATTGAAGATGGTATGGCAGAAGAAGATTGGGATGGATGGAAATTAATGACTGAAAGATTAGGAAAAAAAGTTCAGTTAGTTGGTGATGACTTATTTGTTACAAATACTGAAAGACTTGAAAAAGGAATTCAACTTGGAGTTGCAAATTCTATCCTTATAAAACTAAATCAAATTGGTACTTTAACAGAAACATTAAATGCAATAGAAATGGCTAATAGAGCTGGATATACAGCAGTTGTTTCTCATAGAAGTGGTGAAACAGAAGATACTACTATTGCAGATTTAGTTGTAGCTACAAATGCAGGTCAAATTAAAACAGGTGCTCCAGCAAGATCTGAAAGAGTAGCTAAATATAATCAATTAATAAGAATAGAAGAAGAATTAGATGATGTTGCTGAATATAGAGGTAAAAAGGCATTCTTTAACATTAAATAG
- a CDS encoding DUF805 domain-containing protein yields the protein MNYYLDVLKKYATFSGRARRKEYWMFVLINAIVVMAISLIEYAAGTNGIIGYIYGLALIIPMIAVTVRRLHDIGKSGFWYFICLIPLIGSIWLLVLLCTDSQPGQNQFGANLKGYNN from the coding sequence ATGAATTACTATTTGGATGTATTAAAGAAATATGCAACTTTTTCTGGGAGAGCAAGAAGAAAAGAGTATTGGATGTTTGTTCTTATTAATGCTATAGTGGTTATGGCTATTTCGCTAATTGAGTATGCAGCAGGAACTAATGGAATAATAGGTTATATTTATGGATTAGCATTAATTATACCAATGATTGCAGTTACTGTTAGAAGACTTCATGATATTGGCAAGAGTGGATTTTGGTATTTTATATGTTTAATTCCTTTGATAGGGTCAATATGGCTACTAGTGTTGTTATGTACAGACAGTCAACCGGGGCAAAATCAATTTGGTGCTAATTTGAAGGGATATAATAATTAA
- the secG gene encoding preprotein translocase subunit SecG, which produces MQNILMVLEVLLGLGVIITIYMQPSKADALSGLIQGATKDTFFSKNKARTKEVVLVRLTVLFSILFAVNTVLVNLIK; this is translated from the coding sequence ATGCAAAATATATTAATGGTCTTAGAAGTTTTGTTAGGACTAGGAGTAATTATTACAATTTACATGCAACCAAGTAAAGCAGATGCTTTAAGTGGGTTAATTCAGGGAGCTACTAAGGACACATTCTTTTCAAAGAACAAGGCAAGAACTAAGGAAGTTGTTCTTGTAAGATTAACAGTTTTATTTTCAATATTATTTGCTGTTAATACAGTTTTAGTAAATTTAATAAAATAG
- a CDS encoding sodium-translocating pyrophosphatase — protein sequence MNLLYLPILTGIISLVVVVFIANSIIKRDPGSDRMREISGYIEEGAMAFLKKEYCYLAVFIIIVALSIFIFLNINTAIAFIVGALFSITAGFVGMRIAVKSNVRTAQAAKHGIKEALSVAFSGGSVMGLCVVGLGLIGLGFFSIVFDLNAEYITGFGLGASSIALFARVGGGIYTKAADVGADLVGKVEAGIPEDDPRNPAVIADNVGDNVGDVAGMGADLFESYVGSIISAITLGATLVSSFGKNIVLFPLLLSAVGVLSSLIGIIYVKLYKGDNPQKALNGGSAISGAIVIVVGFILCKYMIGDMRIFIPIVAGLIVGLLIGKITEIYTSADYKSVKLIADESKTGPATNIIAGLSVGMKSTVAPILLIVIGIIVSYFAIGGSSNSELGLYGIALAAVGMLATTATTIAVDAYGPISDNAGGIAEMCELDESVREITDKLDSVGNTTAAIGKGFAIGSAALTALALFASYSQAVNLNSINLLNPLTLVGVLLGGMLPFLFGALTMQSVGKAATQMVEEVRRQFKEKKGILEGTEKPDYSKCVEISTKAALREMILPGILAILVPLGTGLLLGTEALAGLIGGGVLSGVLLAIMMANAGGAWDNAKKYIETGVNGGKGSFAHKAGVVGDTVGDPFKDTSGPSMNILIKLMTIVSVVFAPVIAQYGGLLLSLFK from the coding sequence ATGAATTTATTATATCTTCCAATTTTAACAGGTATTATTTCTTTAGTTGTTGTTGTTTTTATTGCAAACAGTATTATTAAAAGGGATCCTGGAAGCGATAGAATGAGGGAAATATCAGGTTACATTGAAGAGGGTGCTATGGCGTTTCTTAAAAAGGAATATTGTTATTTAGCAGTATTTATTATTATAGTAGCTTTATCTATATTTATATTCTTGAACATAAATACTGCAATAGCATTTATAGTAGGAGCACTATTCTCAATAACAGCAGGATTTGTTGGAATGAGAATTGCTGTAAAATCTAATGTTAGAACTGCACAAGCAGCTAAACATGGGATAAAGGAAGCACTATCAGTTGCTTTTTCTGGTGGATCTGTTATGGGTTTATGTGTAGTAGGATTAGGGTTAATAGGATTGGGTTTTTTCTCAATAGTTTTTGATTTAAATGCTGAATATATTACAGGATTTGGACTTGGTGCATCTTCAATAGCATTATTTGCAAGAGTTGGCGGTGGTATATATACCAAGGCAGCAGATGTAGGAGCAGACCTTGTAGGTAAAGTTGAGGCAGGGATACCAGAAGATGATCCAAGAAATCCAGCGGTTATTGCTGATAATGTTGGAGATAATGTTGGGGATGTTGCAGGTATGGGCGCAGACTTATTTGAATCATATGTTGGCTCAATAATATCAGCAATAACTCTTGGTGCAACTTTAGTTAGTAGTTTTGGTAAGAATATAGTGTTATTTCCATTATTGTTATCAGCTGTAGGAGTATTGTCATCATTAATAGGCATAATATACGTTAAGTTATATAAAGGAGATAATCCACAGAAAGCATTAAATGGAGGCAGTGCAATATCTGGTGCAATAGTTATAGTAGTAGGATTTATTCTTTGTAAATATATGATTGGTGATATGAGAATATTTATTCCAATAGTAGCAGGTTTGATAGTTGGTTTATTGATTGGTAAAATTACAGAAATATATACATCAGCAGATTATAAAAGTGTTAAATTAATTGCAGATGAATCAAAAACAGGGCCAGCTACAAATATTATAGCTGGATTATCAGTAGGAATGAAATCAACAGTTGCTCCTATTTTATTAATTGTTATAGGAATAATAGTTTCATATTTTGCTATTGGTGGATCTTCAAATTCAGAACTTGGGTTATATGGAATAGCATTAGCAGCAGTTGGAATGCTTGCAACAACAGCAACAACAATAGCTGTTGATGCATATGGACCAATATCTGATAATGCAGGTGGTATAGCAGAAATGTGCGAATTAGATGAAAGCGTAAGAGAAATTACAGACAAACTTGATTCAGTTGGTAACACTACAGCGGCAATAGGCAAGGGATTTGCAATAGGATCAGCGGCACTTACAGCATTAGCTTTGTTTGCATCATATTCTCAGGCTGTAAATTTAAACAGTATTAACCTTCTAAATCCACTAACATTAGTTGGAGTATTACTTGGTGGCATGTTACCATTTTTATTTGGAGCATTAACAATGCAATCTGTAGGTAAAGCAGCAACACAGATGGTAGAAGAAGTTAGAAGGCAGTTTAAGGAGAAGAAGGGAATATTAGAAGGAACTGAAAAACCTGATTATTCTAAGTGTGTAGAAATATCTACTAAAGCAGCATTAAGAGAAATGATTTTACCTGGAATTCTTGCAATATTAGTACCGTTAGGTACAGGATTATTACTTGGAACAGAGGCATTAGCAGGATTAATAGGTGGTGGAGTACTTTCAGGGGTATTACTTGCCATAATGATGGCAAATGCAGGTGGTGCATGGGATAATGCAAAGAAATATATTGAAACAGGTGTAAATGGAGGTAAAGGAAGTTTTGCTCATAAAGCTGGTGTTGTTGGCGATACAGTAGGCGATCCGTTTAAAGATACATCTGGTCCATCAATGAATATTTTAATTAAATTAATGACAATAGTATCAGTTGTTTTTGCACCAGTAATAGCACAATATGGAGGTTTATTATTAAGTTTATTTAAGTAA
- a CDS encoding O-acetylhomoserine aminocarboxypropyltransferase/cysteine synthase family protein, which yields MSREERNLKFETLQLHVGQESPDPATDARAVPIYQTTSYVFRNCEHAAARFGLSDPGNIYGRLTNSTQDVLEKRVAALEGGVAGLAVASGAAAITYAIENITRAGDHIVAAKTIYGGSYNLLAHTLANYGVTTTFVDPENLSNFENAIKENTKAVYIESLGNPNSNIIDVEALAEIAHKHKIPLIVDNTFGTPYLFRPIEHGADIVVHSATKFIGGHGTSLGGIIVDSGKFDWIGSGKFPQLTEADPSYHGIKFAEAVGEAAYVTRIRAILLRDTGAAISPFNAFILLQGLETLSLRLERHIENSLKVVEFLKNHPKVERVNHPALQDSPDYELYKKYFPKGAGSIFTFEIKGGAKEAQEFIDRLEIFSLLANVADVKSLVIHPATTTHSQLTQEELLDQGIKPNTIRLSIGTEHIDDIIYDLSQAFEG from the coding sequence ATGAGTAGAGAAGAAAGAAATTTAAAATTTGAAACATTACAATTACATGTTGGACAAGAAAGTCCAGATCCAGCAACAGATGCAAGAGCTGTACCAATATATCAGACAACATCTTATGTATTTAGAAATTGTGAACATGCTGCAGCAAGATTTGGATTATCAGATCCAGGAAATATATATGGAAGATTAACAAATTCAACACAGGATGTTTTAGAAAAAAGAGTAGCTGCATTAGAAGGTGGAGTTGCAGGTCTTGCTGTAGCTTCAGGAGCAGCAGCTATAACATATGCAATTGAAAATATAACAAGAGCAGGAGATCATATAGTAGCGGCTAAAACAATATATGGAGGTTCCTATAATCTTTTAGCACATACTTTAGCTAACTATGGTGTTACAACAACATTTGTTGATCCGGAAAATTTATCAAATTTTGAAAATGCTATAAAAGAAAATACAAAAGCTGTATATATAGAATCACTAGGAAATCCTAATTCTAATATTATAGATGTAGAAGCGTTAGCAGAAATTGCACATAAGCATAAGATTCCTTTAATAGTTGATAATACATTTGGAACACCTTATCTTTTTAGACCAATTGAACATGGGGCAGATATAGTTGTTCATTCAGCTACTAAGTTTATAGGTGGTCATGGAACATCATTAGGAGGAATAATTGTAGACTCTGGTAAATTTGATTGGATAGGAAGTGGTAAGTTCCCACAATTAACAGAAGCAGATCCAAGTTATCATGGAATAAAATTTGCTGAAGCAGTTGGTGAAGCAGCATATGTGACAAGAATAAGAGCAATACTACTTAGGGATACAGGTGCAGCAATAAGTCCATTTAATGCATTTATATTATTGCAAGGATTAGAAACACTGTCATTAAGACTTGAAAGACATATTGAGAATTCATTAAAAGTAGTAGAGTTCTTAAAAAATCATCCTAAAGTTGAAAGAGTTAATCACCCAGCATTACAAGATAGTCCAGATTATGAATTATATAAAAAGTATTTTCCAAAAGGTGCAGGTTCAATCTTTACATTTGAAATTAAAGGCGGAGCAAAGGAAGCTCAAGAATTTATAGATAGATTAGAAATATTCTCATTACTTGCAAATGTAGCAGATGTTAAGTCACTTGTAATACATCCAGCAACTACAACACATTCACAATTGACACAAGAAGAATTATTAGACCAGGGAATTAAGCCAAATACAATAAGATTATCAATTGGAACAGAGCATATTGATGATATTATTTACGACTTATCACAGGCATTTGAAGGGTAA